Proteins encoded by one window of Ruminococcaceae bacterium R-25:
- a CDS encoding TetR family transcriptional regulator, whose protein sequence is MADSYHHGNLRQALIEAGIKIINESGEENLSLRKVAALCNVSHAAPYAHFKDKDELLEAIKNSVTDRFMEELLNAVEGKPTADQAIIAMGRTYIQFFSANPDYFAFIFGKQNINAHLKMNREYKDDYPPFLLLRRMYLKHLEENGLEKTFEEQEIELIKIWSIVHGMASIACMKGIKSSVNWNDIDERLLV, encoded by the coding sequence ATGGCTGACAGCTATCATCACGGGAATCTTAGGCAGGCACTTATCGAAGCCGGAATCAAGATCATAAATGAGAGCGGTGAGGAGAATCTCTCACTCAGAAAAGTTGCTGCGCTCTGCAATGTATCACATGCTGCGCCTTATGCTCACTTTAAGGATAAGGATGAGTTATTGGAAGCAATCAAGAATTCTGTAACAGACAGATTTATGGAAGAACTACTAAATGCAGTTGAAGGTAAGCCTACAGCAGACCAGGCTATCATCGCGATGGGAAGAACCTATATACAGTTTTTCAGTGCAAATCCTGATTATTTCGCATTCATCTTCGGCAAGCAGAATATCAATGCTCATCTCAAGATGAACAGGGAATATAAAGATGACTATCCGCCTTTCCTGCTTTTGAGAAGAATGTATCTTAAACACCTTGAAGAAAACGGTTTGGAAAAGACATTTGAAGAACAGGAGATCGAACTTATCAAGATCTGGTCAATAGTTCACGGCATGGCATCCATCGCATGCATGAAAGGAATAAAATCTTCTGTTAACTGGAATGATATAGACGAAAGGTTATTGGTGTAA
- a CDS encoding acetyltransferase (GNAT) family protein yields the protein MIDYSDQKEFTKEELERLFLSVDWSSGHFPDKLVIAMRNYNAVYSAWDGDKLVGLISVMDDGIMNAYVHYLLVDPEYQGLSIGKELVNRVKEYYKDYMRICVIAYDKALEFYKRLGFEESEDCSPMCITTLWT from the coding sequence GTGATTGATTATAGTGATCAGAAAGAATTCACAAAAGAAGAACTCGAGAGATTATTTCTCTCTGTTGACTGGTCATCCGGACATTTCCCGGATAAGCTCGTTATTGCAATGAGAAACTACAATGCTGTTTATTCTGCATGGGACGGAGATAAGCTCGTCGGCCTTATCTCTGTAATGGACGACGGGATAATGAATGCTTATGTTCATTATCTTTTAGTAGATCCGGAATATCAGGGCCTTTCGATCGGCAAAGAACTGGTAAACAGAGTAAAGGAATATTACAAGGATTATATGCGCATCTGCGTTATTGCATACGATAAGGCTTTAGAGTTTTATAAGCGCTTAGGATTCGAGGAAAGTGAAGACTGCTCTCCTATGTGCATTACTACGCTTTGGACATAA